A portion of the Calothrix sp. 336/3 genome contains these proteins:
- a CDS encoding DegT/DnrJ/EryC1/StrS aminotransferase family protein, producing the protein MSEKIQTIPIAKPWMGEAEAEAARRPIMTGWVTQGPEVAAFEQEFATYVGSNHACAVSNCTTALHLALLAVGVKPGDEVITVSHSYIATANSIRYCGATPVFVDIEPQTYNINPMLIEDAITSATKAILVVHQIGMPCDLSAILQIARSHNLPVIEDAACAIGSEILWDGNWEKIGKAHGDIVCFSFHPRKIISTGDGGMLTTNNPEFDQQFRLWRQHGMSIPDTVRHGAKQVIFESYPMLGYNYRMTDIQAAVGREQLKRLPEIVERRRYLAQKYQQLLADIPGLKLPTEPTWAKSNWQSFCVRLPETSDQVQVMQMMLDAGVSTRRGIMCTHREPAYQQEAWSCGVKQNSCDCQPGSCQRLIESEQAQDKAIILPLFHQMTEEEQNRVVEVLQAACRV; encoded by the coding sequence ATGTCTGAAAAAATACAAACTATTCCCATTGCTAAACCTTGGATGGGAGAAGCAGAAGCGGAAGCTGCTCGTCGTCCCATTATGACTGGATGGGTGACACAGGGTCCAGAAGTTGCCGCCTTTGAGCAAGAATTTGCTACCTACGTAGGTTCAAATCATGCCTGTGCAGTATCTAATTGTACTACTGCCCTCCATCTAGCCCTGTTAGCAGTGGGGGTAAAACCAGGGGATGAGGTGATTACCGTCAGCCATTCCTATATTGCTACCGCCAACAGTATCCGTTACTGCGGAGCGACACCTGTGTTTGTGGATATCGAACCACAGACGTACAACATCAACCCGATGTTAATTGAGGATGCGATTACCAGTGCCACTAAGGCAATTTTAGTAGTCCATCAAATAGGGATGCCTTGTGATTTATCAGCAATTTTACAGATTGCCCGTAGTCACAATTTACCAGTTATTGAAGATGCCGCTTGCGCGATCGGTAGTGAAATTCTTTGGGATGGCAACTGGGAGAAAATTGGCAAAGCGCACGGAGATATTGTTTGTTTCTCTTTTCATCCCCGGAAAATTATTTCCACTGGTGACGGGGGAATGCTGACTACTAATAATCCGGAATTTGACCAACAGTTTCGTCTTTGGCGACAACACGGCATGAGTATACCTGATACCGTACGCCACGGAGCCAAACAGGTAATATTTGAGTCATACCCAATGTTAGGCTACAACTATCGCATGACCGATATCCAAGCCGCAGTAGGACGGGAACAACTCAAACGCCTACCGGAAATTGTCGAACGTCGGCGTTATTTAGCACAAAAATATCAGCAATTGCTCGCAGATATACCAGGTTTAAAATTACCAACAGAACCCACCTGGGCAAAAAGTAACTGGCAAAGCTTCTGTGTGAGATTACCAGAAACATCCGATCAAGTCCAGGTGATGCAGATGATGTTAGATGCGGGAGTTTCCACCCGTCGGGGAATTATGTGTACCCACCGGGAACCCGCTTATCAACAGGAAGCTTGGAGTTGTGGAGTTAAGCAAAATAGCTGTGATTGTCAACCAGGCAGTTGTCAACGCTTGATTGAGAGTGAACAAGCCCAGGATAAAGCAATCATTTTACCACTCTTCCATCAGATGACAGAGGAAGAACAGAATCGAGTGGTTGAAGTATTGCAAGCTGCTTGTAGGGTTTGA
- a CDS encoding NAD-dependent epimerase/dehydratase family protein, which translates to MENSRVLITGGAGLVGSHIADLLVKENVSEIIVLDNFTRGRLDNLAWAKEHGHLVVVEGDIRDQKLLAEVMEGVDYVFHQAAIRITQCAEEPRLAVEVLADGTFNVLEAAVKAKVKKVVAASSASIYGLAEEFPTTESHHPYNNRTLYGAAKVFNEGLLRSFYDMYGLDYVALRYFNVYGPRMDIYGVYTEVLIRWMDRIAAGQPPLIFGDGKQTMDFVYIEDIARANILAAKADITDEVFNVASGVESSLNDLAYSLAKVMGSDLTPEYGAERKVNPVSRRLADVRKAQNLIDFTAEVSLEQGLEKLVNWWRSQKQTKETSNV; encoded by the coding sequence ATGGAAAATAGTCGCGTCTTAATTACAGGTGGTGCAGGATTAGTCGGTTCCCATATAGCCGACTTACTAGTTAAAGAAAACGTCTCTGAAATCATCGTCCTCGATAATTTTACCCGTGGGAGACTAGATAATCTGGCATGGGCAAAAGAACATGGACATTTAGTAGTTGTCGAAGGTGATATTCGAGATCAAAAATTACTAGCAGAAGTCATGGAAGGTGTGGATTATGTCTTTCACCAAGCCGCAATTCGCATTACCCAATGTGCAGAGGAACCTCGTCTAGCTGTAGAAGTTCTTGCCGATGGTACTTTCAACGTATTAGAAGCAGCAGTCAAAGCCAAGGTAAAAAAAGTAGTTGCCGCTTCCTCCGCTTCCATTTACGGTTTAGCTGAAGAATTCCCCACCACCGAGTCCCATCACCCCTATAACAATCGCACCCTCTACGGTGCAGCCAAGGTATTCAACGAAGGATTACTCCGTAGTTTCTACGATATGTACGGCTTAGATTATGTAGCGTTACGTTACTTTAACGTCTACGGTCCCCGGATGGATATCTACGGAGTGTATACAGAAGTATTAATCCGTTGGATGGATAGAATTGCTGCTGGGCAACCTCCGTTAATTTTCGGAGATGGCAAACAAACCATGGACTTTGTTTATATCGAAGACATCGCCAGAGCCAATATCCTGGCAGCCAAAGCCGATATTACTGACGAGGTATTTAACGTCGCCAGTGGTGTGGAAAGTAGTTTAAATGACCTCGCCTACAGTTTAGCGAAAGTCATGGGGTCTGATTTAACACCAGAGTATGGAGCAGAGCGCAAAGTCAACCCCGTTTCTCGACGGCTCGCAGATGTCCGCAAAGCCCAAAATCTCATCGATTTTACAGCCGAGGTATCCCTAGAACAAGGATTAGAGAAACTAGTCAATTGGTGGCGTTCTCAGAAACAAACTAAGGAAACAAGCAATGTCTGA
- a CDS encoding methionyl-tRNA formyltransferase — protein sequence MNVLLIGLGTTTFTALESLIEYCHVQGLIRNISPEDEALINLTQTAAIPIFTDTSPAAIKSLVSKLQPDCVVVSSYNQILPPSIIELSLFINVHYSPLPQYRGRANVNWAMINDEPCAAISIHKIEPGLDEGNILFQRLIPIYSHDTIANIYDQLNTIQKQYLGETVVNAYHGYSGTPQNHLEASYGCTRLPEDGEINWSQSTRKIDCLIRSQVAPFPGAYTYFQGEKLLIWQAQPVENPPKYIGRIPGRIVNRSKTSGYVDVLTGDGILRLQEVQLAGQEKTSAANIIKSVKTTLGLQISELLNRIQVLEQQVNQLSNNGK from the coding sequence ATGAATGTACTACTAATCGGTTTAGGAACAACTACATTCACCGCCTTAGAATCATTAATAGAATATTGCCATGTTCAGGGATTAATTAGAAATATTTCCCCAGAAGATGAGGCATTAATTAACCTCACTCAAACAGCAGCCATTCCCATATTTACAGATACCTCCCCAGCAGCGATCAAATCTCTAGTTAGTAAACTTCAACCTGATTGTGTAGTCGTTTCCTCCTATAATCAAATCCTGCCTCCATCTATCATTGAATTATCCCTATTTATCAATGTTCATTACTCTCCCCTACCCCAATATCGGGGTCGAGCTAATGTCAATTGGGCAATGATTAATGATGAGCCCTGTGCTGCCATTAGTATTCATAAAATAGAACCAGGATTAGATGAAGGTAATATACTTTTTCAACGATTAATTCCCATTTATTCCCATGATACAATAGCTAATATCTACGACCAATTAAATACAATCCAAAAACAATATCTTGGTGAAACCGTTGTCAATGCCTATCATGGCTATTCCGGTACACCCCAAAACCATCTAGAAGCATCCTATGGTTGTACCCGCCTACCAGAAGATGGCGAAATTAATTGGTCACAATCCACCAGAAAAATTGACTGTTTAATTCGCTCCCAAGTTGCTCCCTTTCCTGGAGCCTATACATATTTTCAAGGAGAAAAACTCCTAATTTGGCAAGCTCAACCTGTAGAAAATCCGCCTAAATATATCGGACGTATTCCCGGTAGAATTGTCAATAGGTCAAAAACATCAGGCTATGTTGATGTATTAACAGGTGATGGCATTTTACGCCTGCAAGAAGTGCAATTAGCCGGACAAGAGAAAACATCAGCCGCCAATATTATTAAATCTGTCAAGACAACCTTAGGTTTACAAATATCAGAACTATTAAACCGGATTCAAGTTTTAGAACAGCAAGTAAATCAACTCTCAAACAATGGAAAATAG
- a CDS encoding DegT/DnrJ/EryC1/StrS aminotransferase family protein translates to MIPFVDLRAQYLSIKDEIDTAVLRILDSTQFILGKEVATFEQEFAAYCNAEYGIALNTGTSALHLALLAAGIGPGDEVITTPFTFVATVAAIVYTGATPVFVDIDPISYTIDVSKIEAAITAKTKAILPVHLYGQSADMDPIMAIAQRHGLVVIEDAAQAHRAEYKGRRIGSIGDIGCFSFYPGKNLGAYGEGGAVVTNNAEYAKTIGMLRDWGQESKYHHVLKGYNYRMDGMQGAILRVKLRYLDAWTEARRNHAAVYDKLLINSGVTTPTVMPYSYHVYHVYAVRTNQRQRLQDQLNEEGIQTGIHYPIPVHLQAAYADLGYKVGDFPHSELAAKEVLSLPMYAELSTAQVNTVAQTLQSLLQGVTV, encoded by the coding sequence ATGATTCCATTTGTAGACTTGAGAGCGCAATACCTCAGCATCAAAGACGAAATTGATACCGCAGTCCTGAGAATTTTAGATAGTACTCAATTTATCCTCGGTAAAGAAGTTGCAACCTTCGAGCAGGAATTTGCAGCATATTGTAATGCAGAATATGGTATTGCTTTAAACACTGGAACTAGTGCCCTACACTTAGCACTACTCGCCGCAGGTATTGGTCCAGGTGATGAAGTTATCACCACACCCTTTACCTTTGTTGCCACAGTTGCCGCCATTGTTTATACCGGGGCAACACCCGTATTTGTCGATATTGATCCAATTTCCTACACCATTGATGTCAGCAAAATTGAAGCGGCAATTACAGCAAAGACTAAAGCCATTTTGCCAGTTCATCTCTATGGGCAATCCGCAGATATGGATCCAATTATGGCGATCGCCCAGCGTCATGGTTTGGTAGTTATCGAAGATGCGGCACAAGCACACCGAGCCGAGTATAAAGGGCGACGCATCGGTAGCATTGGTGATATCGGATGCTTTAGCTTTTACCCCGGCAAGAATCTCGGAGCCTATGGAGAAGGTGGAGCCGTTGTCACTAATAATGCCGAGTATGCCAAAACCATAGGGATGTTGCGGGATTGGGGACAGGAGAGTAAATATCATCACGTCCTCAAGGGGTACAACTATCGTATGGACGGTATGCAGGGGGCAATTCTGCGGGTGAAGTTACGCTACCTAGATGCCTGGACAGAAGCACGTCGTAACCATGCAGCAGTCTATGACAAACTTTTGATAAATTCTGGGGTGACAACACCCACTGTCATGCCCTACAGTTACCATGTTTACCATGTCTACGCAGTTCGCACCAATCAACGACAGAGACTGCAAGACCAACTGAATGAAGAAGGAATTCAAACAGGTATCCATTATCCCATACCCGTACACCTCCAGGCAGCCTACGCAGATTTAGGGTATAAGGTGGGTGATTTTCCTCACTCGGAATTAGCTGCTAAGGAAGTGCTTTCCCTGCCGATGTATGCAGAACTCAGTACAGCACAGGTAAATACTGTGGCACAAACCCTACAAAGTCTTCTCCAAGGAGTCACAGTTTAA
- a CDS encoding Gfo/Idh/MocA family protein — MTKNLNIAVIGYGYWGPNLVRNFAEIPGVEVKIVSDFKSELLAKVQARYPKIKVTTNCQDIFQDPDIDAVVIATPVSSHFDLALAALKAGKHVMVEKPMTVTSEQSIRLIDEAEKRNLVLMVDHTFVYTGAVRKMHDLIASKRLGDIYYYDSVRVNLGLFQHDVNVICDLAVHDLSIMNYVLPAQPCAVSATGVSHVPGEPENIAYLTLFFETNLIAHIHVNWLAPVKVRRTLIGGSQKMIVFDDLEPSEKLKIYDKGITVNGNTESLYQMLIGYRTGDMWSPKLDMTEALRTEGLHFIDCITKGDRPITDGQAGLQVVKILEAATQSMKNQGQLVELDKVGVVA; from the coding sequence ATGACAAAAAATCTTAATATCGCTGTAATTGGTTATGGTTACTGGGGTCCAAATCTGGTAAGAAATTTTGCAGAAATTCCTGGAGTTGAGGTCAAAATTGTCAGTGATTTTAAATCAGAACTGCTAGCCAAAGTCCAAGCAAGATACCCGAAAATTAAGGTGACAACAAATTGTCAGGATATTTTTCAAGACCCTGACATTGATGCGGTGGTAATTGCGACTCCAGTTTCTAGTCATTTTGATTTAGCACTAGCAGCATTAAAAGCAGGAAAACACGTCATGGTAGAAAAACCCATGACAGTCACCTCGGAACAGTCCATTAGATTAATTGATGAAGCCGAAAAGCGTAATTTAGTATTAATGGTAGACCACACCTTTGTCTATACAGGTGCGGTGAGAAAAATGCATGATTTAATTGCCTCTAAGCGATTAGGTGATATTTATTATTACGATTCAGTGCGGGTAAATCTGGGACTATTTCAACATGATGTCAATGTCATTTGTGATTTAGCTGTCCATGATTTATCGATAATGAATTATGTTTTACCTGCTCAACCCTGTGCAGTATCTGCAACTGGAGTCAGTCACGTTCCCGGTGAACCAGAAAATATTGCTTACTTAACTCTCTTTTTTGAGACTAACTTAATTGCCCATATTCATGTGAATTGGTTAGCACCAGTAAAAGTACGTCGGACTTTAATTGGTGGTTCCCAGAAAATGATTGTCTTCGATGATTTAGAACCGAGCGAAAAATTAAAGATTTACGACAAGGGAATTACTGTTAACGGTAACACCGAAAGCTTATATCAAATGTTGATTGGCTACCGTACAGGTGATATGTGGTCGCCAAAATTAGATATGACAGAAGCGCTACGGACGGAAGGTTTGCACTTTATTGATTGTATTACTAAAGGCGATCGCCCCATTACCGATGGACAAGCCGGACTGCAAGTAGTGAAAATTTTGGAAGCTGCTACCCAGTCCATGAAAAATCAAGGTCAGTTGGTTGAATTAGACAAAGTAGGAGTAGTAGCATGA
- a CDS encoding acyltransferase, with protein sequence MPINDNVRLGHNVKVFHPDLVNLYNCEIGDDTKIGTFVEIQKNVVVGSRCKISSHSFLCEGVILEDEVFIGHGVMFTNDLYPRASNEDGSLKTDDDWDVITTLVKKGAGIGSNATILPGITIGQKAMIGAGAVVTYDVPDYAIVVGVPGRIVGDVRDKEKITVSGDRATLRRSGDRVAERSSIAE encoded by the coding sequence ATGCCAATTAACGATAATGTCAGGTTAGGTCATAACGTCAAAGTTTTTCATCCTGATTTGGTCAATCTCTATAATTGTGAAATTGGAGATGATACAAAAATTGGTACTTTTGTCGAAATTCAAAAAAATGTGGTTGTGGGTAGTCGTTGTAAGATTTCTTCCCACAGTTTTCTTTGCGAAGGTGTAATTTTAGAAGATGAAGTATTTATCGGTCATGGAGTCATGTTTACCAATGACCTTTATCCTCGTGCTAGTAATGAGGATGGTAGCTTAAAAACCGATGATGACTGGGATGTGATTACAACTTTGGTAAAAAAAGGTGCAGGAATTGGGAGTAATGCCACAATTTTGCCAGGTATCACAATTGGTCAAAAAGCCATGATTGGTGCGGGTGCTGTTGTCACCTATGATGTCCCTGATTATGCCATTGTTGTGGGTGTTCCGGGGCGTATTGTTGGAGATGTGCGAGACAAGGAAAAAATAACAGTCAGTGGCGATAGAGCTACCCTCCGCCGAAGCGGCGATCGCGTAGCGGAACGGAGTTCTATCGCTGAATAA
- a CDS encoding N,N-dimethylformamidase beta subunit family domain-containing protein, protein MKRFIRIISLTMVAFFLVTIGNLGWNFSGERVLAANCNAPANAIVAENCLTGNLPSDWDITGIGDSSIQGFATDISYNRGQRVDFKIKTPATQYRLDIYRMGYYGGRGARKVNTVNVNRTSAQNQPNCSTNTSTGLVDCGNWAVSASWDIPSTATSGIYFAKAVRSDTGGASHIVFIVRDDSSTSDILFQTSDTTWQAYNSYGGNSLYTGSPAGRAYKVSYNRPFNTRIVDNGQDWLFNAEYPMVRWLEANGYSVSYFTGVDSDRYGDLIKNHKIFLSVGHDEYWSKQQRDKVEAARNVGVNLGFFSGNEIFWKTRWENSIANPNSTYRTLVCYKETKANAIIDPQPNIWTGTWRDPRFSPPKDGGLPENALSGNIFKVNGGTTAIEVPADDGKMRLWRNTNIATLAPGNKATLTSGTLGYEWDEDLDNGFRPPGLVRMSSTIVNGVEILQDFGSSYAIGTANHHLTLYKHNSGALVFGSGTIQWSWGLDGNHDRGNTTPDGRMQQATVNLFADMGVQPGSLQSGLSLASASTDGSTPTSNISSPLANANVQVSNPTTITGTASDFGGGVVGAVEVSVDGGNTWHPANGRGNWSYDWTPATLGTVTIKSRAVDDSGNLQTPGTSVTLNVVPRDCPCSIWQNNPTPSVITDPSTNAVELGVKFRSQISGYITGLRFYKGPQNTGTHVGTLWTSGGQQLARATFTNESSSGWQQVSFSQPVAITANTLYVASYHTNVGRYSINEQYFTNSGFNSAPLYALRNGENGNNGVYAYNANPTFPTSSYNASNYWVDVIFSTTAPQDTTPPTVTGTTPASGATGVSLATNVTATFSEAIAPTTVNTNTLELRGANNTLVSGTVSYNSANNSATFTPSSSLALSTTYTVTVKGGTVDPRIKDPAGNALAQNYTWSFTTGSNASSPVSAWDNTATPAVITDPETAPLTLGVKFRTDVSGSITGIKFYKSPESIGVHIGTIWTSSGQKVGEVTFTNETASGWQQVNFPTPIPITANTTYVASYHTNVGKYSLTENYFTSGVDKPPLRLLSNSAGGGNGVYVYSSTPTFPNSSYAASNYWVDVIFNPN, encoded by the coding sequence ATGAAAAGGTTCATCCGTATAATTTCCCTGACGATGGTAGCCTTTTTCCTAGTCACCATCGGTAACTTGGGCTGGAATTTTTCGGGAGAAAGGGTACTTGCAGCTAATTGCAATGCTCCTGCTAACGCGATTGTGGCGGAAAACTGTTTGACAGGAAATCTGCCCTCCGATTGGGATATTACCGGAATCGGAGATAGTAGTATTCAGGGATTTGCCACTGATATTAGTTATAACCGTGGGCAAAGAGTTGATTTCAAAATCAAAACTCCTGCAACTCAGTATCGTCTTGATATCTACCGTATGGGTTATTACGGTGGTCGAGGTGCAAGAAAGGTAAATACAGTTAACGTCAATCGCACTTCAGCACAGAATCAGCCTAATTGTTCAACGAATACAAGTACTGGCTTGGTTGACTGTGGCAATTGGGCAGTATCTGCGTCGTGGGATATACCTAGTACTGCTACGTCAGGCATATACTTTGCTAAGGCTGTGCGCTCAGATACTGGTGGGGCAAGTCACATCGTATTTATTGTCCGAGATGACTCTAGTACATCGGATATTCTGTTCCAAACTTCCGATACTACTTGGCAAGCATATAACAGCTATGGAGGCAACAGTCTCTATACTGGCTCACCGGCAGGTAGAGCATATAAGGTGAGTTATAACCGCCCATTTAATACTCGGATAGTTGACAATGGTCAGGATTGGTTATTCAACGCCGAATATCCCATGGTGCGGTGGTTAGAGGCAAATGGCTATAGTGTGAGCTACTTTACTGGGGTAGATAGCGATCGCTATGGTGATTTGATCAAAAATCATAAGATATTCCTCTCCGTTGGTCATGATGAATATTGGTCAAAACAACAAAGAGATAAAGTCGAAGCAGCTCGCAACGTTGGAGTGAATCTCGGTTTTTTCAGTGGGAATGAAATATTTTGGAAAACTCGCTGGGAAAATAGTATCGCTAACCCCAATAGTACCTATCGGACTCTGGTTTGTTACAAAGAAACCAAAGCCAATGCTATCATCGATCCCCAACCCAATATTTGGACTGGAACCTGGCGCGACCCTCGTTTTAGTCCCCCGAAGGATGGCGGATTGCCAGAGAATGCTCTCAGTGGCAACATATTTAAGGTGAATGGGGGAACCACGGCGATCGAAGTACCTGCCGATGACGGAAAGATGCGTCTGTGGCGTAATACCAACATTGCTACTTTGGCACCAGGAAATAAGGCAACTCTCACCAGTGGTACCCTGGGATACGAGTGGGATGAAGACTTAGATAATGGTTTCCGTCCCCCTGGCTTGGTGAGAATGTCCAGTACTATAGTCAATGGTGTAGAGATACTACAAGACTTTGGGTCTAGCTATGCCATAGGTACGGCAAATCATCATTTGACCTTGTATAAACACAATAGTGGAGCCTTAGTTTTTGGCTCTGGAACCATACAATGGTCATGGGGTTTGGATGGTAATCACGATCGCGGTAACACAACACCGGATGGCAGGATGCAGCAAGCAACGGTGAACCTGTTTGCCGATATGGGTGTACAACCAGGGAGTTTACAATCTGGTTTATCTCTGGCTTCAGCTTCCACCGATGGCTCTACCCCCACTTCTAATATTTCCTCACCCCTCGCAAATGCCAATGTACAAGTCAGTAATCCTACGACTATTACTGGTACAGCCAGTGACTTCGGAGGGGGTGTCGTTGGTGCGGTGGAAGTCTCTGTAGATGGTGGCAATACCTGGCATCCTGCCAATGGTCGTGGTAACTGGAGTTATGATTGGACTCCCGCAACTTTAGGGACAGTGACGATTAAAAGCCGTGCTGTAGATGACAGTGGCAATTTACAAACACCTGGAACTTCCGTCACATTGAATGTCGTTCCCCGTGATTGTCCTTGCAGTATTTGGCAGAATAATCCCACACCCAGTGTGATTACAGACCCTTCTACAAATGCTGTGGAGTTAGGTGTCAAATTCCGTTCTCAGATAAGTGGTTACATCACTGGTTTACGTTTCTATAAGGGACCACAAAATACGGGAACCCATGTTGGGACACTTTGGACAAGCGGTGGTCAACAGTTAGCAAGGGCAACTTTCACCAATGAAAGCTCCTCTGGTTGGCAGCAGGTAAGTTTTTCCCAACCTGTAGCCATTACTGCAAATACATTATACGTGGCTTCTTACCATACCAACGTCGGACGCTACTCGATTAATGAGCAGTACTTTACTAACTCTGGCTTTAATAGCGCTCCCCTCTATGCTCTACGCAACGGGGAAAATGGGAATAACGGGGTCTATGCTTATAATGCCAATCCCACCTTCCCGACTTCCAGCTACAACGCCAGCAATTACTGGGTAGATGTCATATTTAGTACGACTGCACCCCAGGATACTACCCCACCAACGGTTACAGGAACAACACCTGCCAGTGGGGCAACGGGTGTAAGTTTAGCTACCAACGTCACGGCAACTTTTAGTGAGGCGATCGCCCCGACAACTGTTAATACTAATACCTTGGAGTTACGAGGTGCGAATAATACCTTAGTATCAGGGACAGTGAGTTACAACTCTGCCAATAACAGTGCTACTTTTACCCCTAGCAGCTCCTTAGCACTGAGTACAACTTATACTGTCACAGTTAAAGGGGGAACCGTTGACCCCAGAATTAAAGACCCAGCAGGTAATGCTCTAGCACAAAATTATACTTGGTCTTTCACAACAGGCAGTAATGCTAGTAGTCCGGTGAGTGCATGGGATAATACGGCGACTCCAGCAGTTATCACTGACCCAGAAACCGCACCTCTGACTTTAGGTGTGAAGTTCCGCACAGATGTAAGTGGTAGTATTACTGGCATCAAGTTTTACAAGAGTCCCGAAAGTATAGGGGTTCACATTGGCACAATCTGGACAAGTAGTGGTCAGAAAGTGGGTGAAGTTACGTTCACGAACGAAACTGCTTCCGGTTGGCAGCAAGTTAACTTTCCGACACCAATTCCCATCACTGCTAATACCACCTACGTTGCTTCTTACCATACGAATGTGGGTAAATATTCACTGACAGAGAATTACTTTACCTCTGGTGTGGATAAACCACCATTACGTTTGTTAAGTAATAGTGCTGGAGGTGGTAATGGTGTCTATGTTTACAGTTCAACTCCCACCTTTCCCAATTCTAGCTACGCAGCTAGTAATTACTGGGTAGATGTTATCTTCAATCCTAATTAA